One segment of Pan paniscus chromosome 20, NHGRI_mPanPan1-v2.0_pri, whole genome shotgun sequence DNA contains the following:
- the NLRP8 gene encoding NACHT, LRR and PYD domains-containing protein 8 isoform X1, with amino-acid sequence MSDVNPPSDTPIPFSSSSTHSSHIPPWTFSCYPGSPCENGVMLYMRNVSHEELQRFKQLLLTELSIGTMPITWDQVETASWAEVVHLLIERFPGRRAWDVTSNIFAIMNCDKMCVLVRREINAILPTLEPEDLNVGETQVNLEEGESGKIRRYKSNVMEKFFPIWDFTTWPGNQRDFFYQDVHRHEEYLPCLLLPKRPQGRQPKTVVIQGAPGIGKTILAKKVMFEWARNKFYAHKRWCAFYFHCQEVNQTTDQSFSELIEQKWPGSQDLVSKIMCKPDQLLLLLDGFEELTSTLIDRLEDLSEDWRQKLPGSVLLSSLLSKTMLPEATLLIMIRFSSWQTCKPLLKCPSLITLPGFNTMEKIKYFQMYFGHTEEGDRVLSFAMENTILFSMCRVPVVCWMVCSGLKQQMERGNNLTQACPNATSVFVRYISSLFPTRAENFSRKIHQAQLEGLCHLAADSMWHRKWVLGKEDLEEAKLDQTGVTAFLGMSILRRIAGEEDHYVFTLVTFQEFFAALFYVLCFPQRLKNFHVLSHVNIQRLIASPRGSKSYLSHMGLFLFGFLNEACASAVEQSFQCKVSFGNKRKLLKVIPLLHKCDPPSPGSGVPQLFYCLHEIWEEAFVSQALNDYHKVVLRIGNNKEVQVSAFCLKRCQYLLEVELTVTLNFMNVWKLSSSSPPGSEAPESNGLHRWWQDLCSVFATNDKLEVLTMTNSVLGPPFLTALAASLRHPQCKLQKLLLRRVNSTMLNQDLIGVLMGNQHLRYLEIQHVEVESKAVKLLCRALRSPRCRLQCLRLEDCLATPRIWTDLGNNLQGNGHLKTLILRKNSLENCGAYYLSVAQLERLSIENCNLTQLTCESLASCLRQSKMLTHLSLAENALKDEGAKHIWNALPHLRCPLQRLVLRKCDLTFNCCQDMISALCKNKTLKSLDLSFNSLKDDGVILLCEALKNPDCTLQILELENCLFTSICCQAMASVLRKNQHLRHLDLSKNAIGVYGILTLCEAFSSQKKREEVIFCIPAWTQITSFSPTPHPPDFTGKSDCLSQINPYAVQSSFSGA; translated from the exons ATGAGTGACGTGAATCCACCCTCTGACACCCCCATTCCCTTTTCATCCTCCTCCACTCACAGTTCTCATATTCCGCCCTGGACATTCTCTTGCTACCCCGGCTCCCCATGTGAAAATGGGGTCATGCTGTACATGAGAAACGTGAGCCATGAGGAGCTACAACGGTTCAAGCAGCTTTTACTGACTGAGCTCAGTATTGGCACCATGCCCATCACCTGGGACCAGGTCGAGACAGCCAGCTGGGCAGAGGTGGTTCATCTCTTGATAGAGCGTTTCCCTGGACGACGCGCTTGGGATGTGACTTCGAACATCTTTGCCATTATGAACTGTGATAAAATGTGTGTTCTAGTCCGCAGAGAGATAAATG cCATTCTACCTACCTTGGAACCAGAGGACTTGAATGTGGGAGAAACACAGGTGAATCTGGAGGAAGGAGAATCTG GTAAAATACGGCGGTATAAATCAAATGTGATGGAAAAGTTTTTCCCCATATGGGACTTTACGACTTGGCCTGGAAACCAGAGGGACTTCTTCTACCAAGATGTACACAGGCACGAGGAGTACTTACCATGTCTGCTTCTGCCCAAAAGACCCCAGGGTAGACAGCCCAAGACCGTGGTCATACAGGGAGCTCCTGGGATCGGAAAAACAATCCTGGCCAAAAAGGTGATGTTTGAGTGGGCCAGAAACAAGTTCTACGCCCACAAGCGCTGGTGTGCTTTCTACTTCCATTGCCAAGAGGTGAACCAGACGACAGACCAGAGCTTCTCCGAGCTGATTGAGCAAAAGTGGCCTGGATCTCAGGACCTCGTGTCAAAGATTATGTGCAAACCCGACCAACTTCTGCTGCTCTTGGATGGCTTTGAGGAGCTCACATCTACCCTCATTGACAGACTGGAGGACCTGAGTGAAGACTGGAGGCAGAAATTGCCTGGGTCTGTCCTACTGAGCAGTTTGCTGAGCAAAACGATGCTTCCAGAGGCCACGCTACTGATCATGATAAGATTTTCCTCTTGGCAGACATGCAAGCCCTTGCTGAAATGTCCCTCTCTCATAACCCTTCCGGGGTTTAATACGATGGAAAAAATCAAGTATTTCCAGATGTATTTTGGACACACAGAGGAGGGAGACCGAGTCTTGAGTTTCGCCATGGAAAACACCATTCTCTTCTCCATGTGCCGGGTCCCTGTGGTTTGCTGGATGGTCTGCTCTGGTCTGAAACAGCAAATGGAGAGAGGAAACAATCTCACACAGGCATGTCCAAATGCCACCTCTGTGTTCGTCCGGTATATTTCTAGCTTGTTTCCCACCAGAGCTGAGAACTTTTCCAGAAAGATCCACCAAGCACAACTGGAAGGTCTGTGTCACTTGGCCGCAGACAGCATGTGGCACAGGAAATGGGTGTTAGGTAAAGAAGATCTTGAGGAAGCCAAGCTGGATCAGACGGGAGTCACCGCCTTCCTTGGCATGAGTATTCTTCGGAGAATTGCAGGTGAGGAAGACCACTATGTCTTTACCCTTGTGACTTTTCAGGAATTTTTTGCGGCCTTGTTTTATGTTCTCTGTTTCCCACAAAGACTCAAAAATTTTCATGTGTTAAGCCACGTGAATATCCAGCGCCTGATAGCGAGTCCCAGAGGAAGCAAAAGCTATCTCTCTCACATGGGACTTTTCTTATTCGGTTTTCTGAACGAGGCCTGCGCTTCGGCCGTGGAACAGTCATTCCAATGCAAGGTGTCTTTCGGTAATAAGAGGAAACTGCTGAAAGTCATACCTCTGTTGCATAAATGTGACCCACCTTCTCCGGGCAGTGGGGTCCCGCAGTTATTCTACTGTCTGCATGAAATCTGGGAGGAAGCCTTTGTAAGCCAAGCCCTAAATGATTATCATAAAGTTGTCTTGAGAATTGGCAACAACAAAGAAGTTCAAGTGTCTGCTTTTTGCCTGAAGCGGTGTCAATATTTGCTTGAGGTGGAACTGACCGTCACCCTGAACTTCATGAATGTGTGGAAGCTCAGCTCCAGCTCCCCTCCTGGCTCTGA AGCGCCAGAGAGCAATGGGCTGCATCGCTGGTGGCAAGACTTATGCTCTGTGTTTGCAACGAATGATAAGCTGGAAGTCCTGACTATGACCAACAGTGTTTTGGGTCCTCCTTTTCTGACGGCTCTCGCGGCCTCACTGAGGCACCCTCAGTGCAAACTGCAAAAGCTACT CCTAAGGCGTGTGAATAGCACCATGTTGAACCAGGACTTAATCGGTGTTTTGATGGGGAACCAGCATCTGAGATACTTGGAAATACAACATGTGGAAGTGGAGTCCAAGGCCGTGAAGCTTCTATGCAGGGCGCTGAGATCCCCCCGGTGCCGTCTGCAGTGTCTCAG GTTGGAAGACTGCTTGGCCACCCCTAGAATTTGGACTGATCTTGGCAATAATCTTCAAGGTAACGGACATCTAAAGACTCTCATACTAAGAAAAAACTCCCTGGAGAACTGTGGGGCGTATTACCTGTCCGTGGCCCAGCTGGAGAGGCTGTC GATAGAGAACTGCAACCTTACACAGCTTACTTGTGAAAGCCTTGCCTCCTGTCTCAGGCAGAGTAAGATGCTGACCCACCTGAGCTTGGCAGAAAACGCCTTGAAAGATGAAGGGGCCAAGCATATTTGGAATGCCCTGCCACACCTGAGATGTCCTCTGCAGAGGCTGGT GCTGAGAAAGTGTGACTTGACCTTTAATTGCTGTCAGGATATGATCTCTGCGCtctgtaaaaataaaaccctGAAAAGTCTTGACCTGAGTTTTAATAGCCTGAAGGATGATGGGGTGATCCTGCTGTGTGAGGCCCTGAAGAACCCTGACTGTACATTACAGATCCTGGA GCTGGAAAACTGCCTGTTCACCTCCATTTGCTGCCAGGCCATGGCTTCCGTGCTCCGCAAAAACCAACATCTGAGACATCTGGACTTGAGTAAGAATGCGATTGGAGTCTATGGTATTCTGACCTTGTGCGAGGCCTTCTCAAgccaaaagaagagagaagaggtcATTTT CTGTATTCCTGCCTGGACTCAAATAACTAGCTTCTCCCCAACTCCTCACCCACCCGACTTCACGGGAAAAAGTGACTGCCTATCCCAGATTAATCCTTACGCCGTCCAGTCATCTTTCTCTGGGGCTTGA
- the NLRP8 gene encoding NACHT, LRR and PYD domains-containing protein 8 isoform X2 — protein MSDVNPPSDTPIPFSSSSTHSSHIPPWTFSCYPGSPCENGVMLYMRNVSHEELQRFKQLLLTELSIGTMPITWDQVETASWAEVVHLLIERFPGRRAWDVTSNIFAIMNCDKMCVLVRREINAILPTLEPEDLNVGETQVNLEEGESGKIRRYKSNVMEKFFPIWDFTTWPGNQRDFFYQDVHRHEEYLPCLLLPKRPQGRQPKTVVIQGAPGIGKTILAKKVMFEWARNKFYAHKRWCAFYFHCQEVNQTTDQSFSELIEQKWPGSQDLVSKIMCKPDQLLLLLDGFEELTSTLIDRLEDLSEDWRQKLPGSVLLSSLLSKTMLPEATLLIMIRFSSWQTCKPLLKCPSLITLPGFNTMEKIKYFQMYFGHTEEGDRVLSFAMENTILFSMCRVPVVCWMVCSGLKQQMERGNNLTQACPNATSVFVRYISSLFPTRAENFSRKIHQAQLEGLCHLAADSMWHRKWVLGKEDLEEAKLDQTGVTAFLGMSILRRIAGEEDHYVFTLVTFQEFFAALFYVLCFPQRLKNFHVLSHVNIQRLIASPRGSKSYLSHMGLFLFGFLNEACASAVEQSFQCKVSFGNKRKLLKVIPLLHKCDPPSPGSGVPQLFYCLHEIWEEAFVSQALNDYHKVVLRIGNNKEVQVSAFCLKRCQYLLEVELTVTLNFMNVWKLSSSSPPGSEAPESNGLHRWWQDLCSVFATNDKLEVLTMTNSVLGPPFLTALAASLRHPQCKLQKLLLRRVNSTMLNQDLIGVLMGNQHLRYLEIQHVEVESKAVKLLCRALRSPRCRLQCLRLEDCLATPRIWTDLGNNLQGNGHLKTLILRKNSLENCGAYYLSVAQLERLSQSKMLTHLSLAENALKDEGAKHIWNALPHLRCPLQRLVLRKCDLTFNCCQDMISALCKNKTLKSLDLSFNSLKDDGVILLCEALKNPDCTLQILELENCLFTSICCQAMASVLRKNQHLRHLDLSKNAIGVYGILTLCEAFSSQKKREEVIFCIPAWTQITSFSPTPHPPDFTGKSDCLSQINPYAVQSSFSGA, from the exons ATGAGTGACGTGAATCCACCCTCTGACACCCCCATTCCCTTTTCATCCTCCTCCACTCACAGTTCTCATATTCCGCCCTGGACATTCTCTTGCTACCCCGGCTCCCCATGTGAAAATGGGGTCATGCTGTACATGAGAAACGTGAGCCATGAGGAGCTACAACGGTTCAAGCAGCTTTTACTGACTGAGCTCAGTATTGGCACCATGCCCATCACCTGGGACCAGGTCGAGACAGCCAGCTGGGCAGAGGTGGTTCATCTCTTGATAGAGCGTTTCCCTGGACGACGCGCTTGGGATGTGACTTCGAACATCTTTGCCATTATGAACTGTGATAAAATGTGTGTTCTAGTCCGCAGAGAGATAAATG cCATTCTACCTACCTTGGAACCAGAGGACTTGAATGTGGGAGAAACACAGGTGAATCTGGAGGAAGGAGAATCTG GTAAAATACGGCGGTATAAATCAAATGTGATGGAAAAGTTTTTCCCCATATGGGACTTTACGACTTGGCCTGGAAACCAGAGGGACTTCTTCTACCAAGATGTACACAGGCACGAGGAGTACTTACCATGTCTGCTTCTGCCCAAAAGACCCCAGGGTAGACAGCCCAAGACCGTGGTCATACAGGGAGCTCCTGGGATCGGAAAAACAATCCTGGCCAAAAAGGTGATGTTTGAGTGGGCCAGAAACAAGTTCTACGCCCACAAGCGCTGGTGTGCTTTCTACTTCCATTGCCAAGAGGTGAACCAGACGACAGACCAGAGCTTCTCCGAGCTGATTGAGCAAAAGTGGCCTGGATCTCAGGACCTCGTGTCAAAGATTATGTGCAAACCCGACCAACTTCTGCTGCTCTTGGATGGCTTTGAGGAGCTCACATCTACCCTCATTGACAGACTGGAGGACCTGAGTGAAGACTGGAGGCAGAAATTGCCTGGGTCTGTCCTACTGAGCAGTTTGCTGAGCAAAACGATGCTTCCAGAGGCCACGCTACTGATCATGATAAGATTTTCCTCTTGGCAGACATGCAAGCCCTTGCTGAAATGTCCCTCTCTCATAACCCTTCCGGGGTTTAATACGATGGAAAAAATCAAGTATTTCCAGATGTATTTTGGACACACAGAGGAGGGAGACCGAGTCTTGAGTTTCGCCATGGAAAACACCATTCTCTTCTCCATGTGCCGGGTCCCTGTGGTTTGCTGGATGGTCTGCTCTGGTCTGAAACAGCAAATGGAGAGAGGAAACAATCTCACACAGGCATGTCCAAATGCCACCTCTGTGTTCGTCCGGTATATTTCTAGCTTGTTTCCCACCAGAGCTGAGAACTTTTCCAGAAAGATCCACCAAGCACAACTGGAAGGTCTGTGTCACTTGGCCGCAGACAGCATGTGGCACAGGAAATGGGTGTTAGGTAAAGAAGATCTTGAGGAAGCCAAGCTGGATCAGACGGGAGTCACCGCCTTCCTTGGCATGAGTATTCTTCGGAGAATTGCAGGTGAGGAAGACCACTATGTCTTTACCCTTGTGACTTTTCAGGAATTTTTTGCGGCCTTGTTTTATGTTCTCTGTTTCCCACAAAGACTCAAAAATTTTCATGTGTTAAGCCACGTGAATATCCAGCGCCTGATAGCGAGTCCCAGAGGAAGCAAAAGCTATCTCTCTCACATGGGACTTTTCTTATTCGGTTTTCTGAACGAGGCCTGCGCTTCGGCCGTGGAACAGTCATTCCAATGCAAGGTGTCTTTCGGTAATAAGAGGAAACTGCTGAAAGTCATACCTCTGTTGCATAAATGTGACCCACCTTCTCCGGGCAGTGGGGTCCCGCAGTTATTCTACTGTCTGCATGAAATCTGGGAGGAAGCCTTTGTAAGCCAAGCCCTAAATGATTATCATAAAGTTGTCTTGAGAATTGGCAACAACAAAGAAGTTCAAGTGTCTGCTTTTTGCCTGAAGCGGTGTCAATATTTGCTTGAGGTGGAACTGACCGTCACCCTGAACTTCATGAATGTGTGGAAGCTCAGCTCCAGCTCCCCTCCTGGCTCTGA AGCGCCAGAGAGCAATGGGCTGCATCGCTGGTGGCAAGACTTATGCTCTGTGTTTGCAACGAATGATAAGCTGGAAGTCCTGACTATGACCAACAGTGTTTTGGGTCCTCCTTTTCTGACGGCTCTCGCGGCCTCACTGAGGCACCCTCAGTGCAAACTGCAAAAGCTACT CCTAAGGCGTGTGAATAGCACCATGTTGAACCAGGACTTAATCGGTGTTTTGATGGGGAACCAGCATCTGAGATACTTGGAAATACAACATGTGGAAGTGGAGTCCAAGGCCGTGAAGCTTCTATGCAGGGCGCTGAGATCCCCCCGGTGCCGTCTGCAGTGTCTCAG GTTGGAAGACTGCTTGGCCACCCCTAGAATTTGGACTGATCTTGGCAATAATCTTCAAGGTAACGGACATCTAAAGACTCTCATACTAAGAAAAAACTCCCTGGAGAACTGTGGGGCGTATTACCTGTCCGTGGCCCAGCTGGAGAGGCTGTC GCAGAGTAAGATGCTGACCCACCTGAGCTTGGCAGAAAACGCCTTGAAAGATGAAGGGGCCAAGCATATTTGGAATGCCCTGCCACACCTGAGATGTCCTCTGCAGAGGCTGGT GCTGAGAAAGTGTGACTTGACCTTTAATTGCTGTCAGGATATGATCTCTGCGCtctgtaaaaataaaaccctGAAAAGTCTTGACCTGAGTTTTAATAGCCTGAAGGATGATGGGGTGATCCTGCTGTGTGAGGCCCTGAAGAACCCTGACTGTACATTACAGATCCTGGA GCTGGAAAACTGCCTGTTCACCTCCATTTGCTGCCAGGCCATGGCTTCCGTGCTCCGCAAAAACCAACATCTGAGACATCTGGACTTGAGTAAGAATGCGATTGGAGTCTATGGTATTCTGACCTTGTGCGAGGCCTTCTCAAgccaaaagaagagagaagaggtcATTTT CTGTATTCCTGCCTGGACTCAAATAACTAGCTTCTCCCCAACTCCTCACCCACCCGACTTCACGGGAAAAAGTGACTGCCTATCCCAGATTAATCCTTACGCCGTCCAGTCATCTTTCTCTGGGGCTTGA